The segment AAGATGATGGTGATGTGACTATCTATTTTCAAAGTAATATTGTCGGGGCGCAACAATTCCAATCAAAATTACTAGAATCGTTATACAAGGTTAAAAACAGAATTTACAAAACCCTTGAAACAGAGAAATTGTCTAGTCTACCCCAGCTTTAGGTGGTGAGTTATGCCAAACCGAGATGGTAAAATAATTACTTTCTACTCTTATAAAGGTGGAACTGGCCGCTCAATGACAACAGCCAATATTGCTTGGATCATGGCATCGGTCGGTAAAAAGGTACTTGTGATTGACTGGGATTTAGAAGCACCTGGACTTAATCGTTATTTCTATCCGTTTTTGTTGGATCCTAAATTAACTTCGAAGCGCGGGCTTATTGATCTTATTTGGAATTACAGTGACAGCTTCGCTGGAGCCGACGGAATCAGAAAACGAGGAAAAATACAAGATGAGTTATGCAATTTTCAGAATGAGGCCGTAACTCTTCAATGGGAGTTTCAAAATGACGGGCAGGTGGATTTTCTTTGTCCAGGAGCCCAGAATGAGGCATACGGCTCACGTGTCAACTCATTCGACTGGAAGACTTTTTATGAAAACTTGTCTGGGTGGTCATTCCTTGAAAAAGTACGGAAAACTCTAAAATATGAGTACGACTACGTCTTGATAGATAGCCGAACCGGTGTAAGCGACACTTCCGGTATTTGTACAGTTCAGATGCCAGACATTTTGGTTGTTTTCGCAACACTAAACAACCAGAGTATTGACGGCTGTCGACAAGTAGCGCTTTCTGTTTCTGGACAACGTAAAAAGTCAAACAGGCCCGTGACAATTTGGCCAGTATTAACACGAATAGACAATTCAGAGAGCAAAATTCTAGAAATGAGAAAAACGTATGCACAGGAAATGCTCGGCGAATTTATTACTGATCACGATAAAGAAGCTTACTGGAGTCAAACTCAGATACCTTATAAAGCATATTACTCATATTTTGAAACGCTTGCCGTTTTCAAGGAAGATCAAAACGATTCCTTATCTCCACTAAGATCGATGGTTTCACTAACTGGTTATATTACGGCGCATCGAGTTAAAGCACTTATCGTTCCAGGCAATCGTGATGAAACGGTGCGAAATTTCGAAACAGCGGAAGGAGCTAAACAATTTATTTCTCATGGAATCATAGATGTCCCTTTTTACCGTCGTTTCTGGTGGACGATATTACCTGTGGTGTTTTTTTTCGTCGGTTATTTCTTGTACGACAACAGAACTAGAGATTTTGAATCATATTCGAGAATTACTAGGTACACTACGGCAGATGAAGTTGTCATTAAGATACCGGTCAACGAGGAAATCTACTTTGGAATACTTGACGCTCAAATAATTTTTCCAGATTCAAAGACTGGTTTTATTTCAACCTCAATACATATTGATAAATTTGATGAACCTGTAGAGAAGACCCTATACCTTTTTGGATCATTTCCTTCACAAAAATTTGAATCAAAAATACTCCTTTTTTCTTCCCAAAACACTTTAAGTCTTACCACGGAACAACCGGGTTTCGAGATTAAAATGCCAATTCTAGACGATATTGTTCAGATTGATTTAAAGAACCAAGAAAAATTAAAATTAAAAACATTCACACGCACAGACTCTCTTGTAATTATCAATTATGAAGGTTCTTTCGAAAGACAGTCGCCCAACCATTGGTCATTAGATTTAATTTCGTCCCGAAACGATACGACTTCCGTTCCATTGGAAGTTGTTTATGCCCCAGTTGTTAATTCCCTGAAACTATTTGTTGGTCACCAGGGACATATTCAACATGTCGAATTCTCGCCAGATGGACTCAAGATTGCCTCAGCCGGTGCCGACAAGACAATTCGATTATGGACATTAGATGGAAAACTCTATCAGACTTTACTCGGGCACGAGAATGGCGTGTCTTGTGTGAAATTTCTCTCTACAACAACATTAGTCTCAAGTGGATGGGATTGGAGTATATATAGGTGGAGCATTAATAGTTCGAGTCCCTTGTTAAAACCTCTAACCATCCATTCCGCAGGAATTACATCAATCGGAATCAGCGGCAACTCGGTTATTTCATCAAGCTATGATCGGACAATTCGAATTACAGAATTGAATACACAGCAAAGCGTCGTACTTTCGAGACCAAACTCATGGCCTCAAGCTGTTGCGACCACATCAGAGTATATTGCAGCAGGAGGGCGAGATCAAACCGTTACTGTGTGGCACCGCGATAATAGTTCAGAAGTTGCAAAATGGACTCTAGGATCAACTATTTGGTGTCTAGCATTTTCACCTGATGGCAAAATATTGGCCGCCGGGACCGCAGCTAACTCTATCGTCTTAGTTGAAGTGACATCTGGTGAAATAATTCGAACAATGAGCGTAGAAGGCGGTTCTGTGTGGAGCATTGCTTTTTCACCCTCCGGGCTTTTCATGGTATCAGGAGGAACTGATTCCTCATTGATTATCTGGGAGGTTGATTCTGGAGAACGGGTTAAAGTAATCAAGCAAGCCCACTCTGATTATATATCGGGGGTCGCCTGGTCAAATCGCAACGATTTCATCGTTTCATGTAGTTTTGATGGCACCATTAAATTGTGGCCTCAACTCTTGACAGGATTTGAAACGAAAATAGATGTAAAAAATAACAGCAATGCAGGAAAAAAAGGGGTAATCAAGAAATAACTCAAGATAAAAGGAAAAATATGGATAAAGAACAATTCTCAAAATTTATTGAAGAGCGCTACAATAAAGAAACAAATTGGTATGATCATAAAGCCCAAAAATACAAGACCTACTATACTCGCTTTCAATTTTCAGTCATCATACTATCGACCTTGACTCCAGTCATCATAAGCCAAGAATCAAACATGAGTAGGTCGGGAGAATTCGATTATTGGAAATTGGTGGCCATCTCTCTTTCAACGGCTGTAGCAATTATCACGACACTTCTCAAAACCTTCAAGTTTCATGAAACCTGGATCAATTATAGAACAACATGCGAAACCCTCAGGAAAGAAATTCATCTGTATAACGCAAGTGTTGGGGAATACGGGAGAACAGCTGAGAAGGAAAAACTGTTCGTTGAAAGAGTGGAGAGCCTTATCTCAAGAGAAAACACCCTCTGGCTGTCCATATCACGGACAGAGAAGGAAAACAAGAATTGAAAGGAGAAACCGTGTCAATGAGTGTGTTTGTATCTTTCAATTATAGCGATAAAGAGATGGTGGGAAATCTAAAAGGACTTGGAATCAGTGAGTTGAGTATCAAATGGCACTATATTGAAACAGACTTGAGTAACAGCGGAGAAAATGCTATCGATAATGAAATCAGAAGTCAAATCAGACAATGCTCTGTAGCTTTATTTCTCGTTGGTGATAATGCCCACAATAGCCCCTGGATTAAAAGAGAGGCAAAGTTAGCAGAGTCTTTAGCTGTTAAGCGGATCGTGGTTCGGCATCCTGGGACGACGGGAGCGCCACCTCCAGAATTATCAAGTATAAGACCTATCAATTGGGATCGCGAAGAGATTATGAAATCATTAGGTCTGTAGTAATGTTCCGCTTTAAGAGATCAGATACAACCGTCGAATCTATTGAAAACACCTATGGAATAGAGTTAAATGCACGCGCTGATATGCGACTTGCGAACCTGCTCCTTGAACGGGGTTTTGATTCTTTATCGCAGTTGCTCAGAGCATATCATGGTCAACTTTCTAATCCATCGCGGACGCGTAAACTATTTCTCAGTTTCCACGCTGAAGACCGAATTCAAGTTACAGGATTCCGTCTCATGGCCCATAACAAATACGTCAACTTTGATTTTTATGATAATAGTGTAAGGGAAGCAATAAACAGCGACACCGCATCATATATAAAAATGGTTATTAGAGAAAAAATTCGAAAGGCTTCCATCTTAGTTTGTCTTATCGGGAATGGTACAGCATGGCGAGATTGGGTGGATTGGGAGATTAACACCGCTTATCTAATGCATAAGGGTGTTTGTGGAATTCGCCTCAAGGGATCTCGCGGTCGCGTTCCTCAAATTTTGCGTGAGCATAATGCGCCGATAGCACAATGGAACTTAGACAACATCACCGCTGTAATTGAAAGAGCAGCAGCAAGAAGAAGCTGATTATTTTTTTAATATGGAAAAATGATACCAGCAGTAAGGAACTTCTACACTTAAATAATTAGGAGGAACTACAATGGTCAATCCAATTCTTTGGTGGTCAGCTATCGGATTTAGCATTTTAATCCTGACTAGCTCTTGGTTTTTGGTGAAACGTACTAATATCATCAAAGACATGAGCTCTGCCAAAATAAGGCCATACAGTTTTAGCCGTGTCCAATTGCTATGGTGGACATTGATCGTTTTCATTACCTACATCTTTATATACGCACATATAGAGGAATTTAATCTTCTGAATTATTCAGTTCTCATCTTATTAGGCATTAGCACTTCCACAACTGCTTTTGCGAGATTAGTTGATGCTAACGAGGGAGCTTTCAAAACGCCCTCAGACAAAGATGAAAACAAAACAGGCGAAAGCGAACCAAGCAAGACCTATGCCAACCCACATATCGATAGACACCGCCATCAAGATGAAGCTTCAGGTGGTTTTTTCAGAGACATCTTGTCTGACACAGAAGGAATTAGTATTCACCGCTTACAAAACTTGATGTTCACGGCTATTTTCGGGATACTTTTCATCTATCGAGTGGTCCAGGACGGTCGGATGCCTGAGTTCGGAGAGACCGAGCTTATTCTGATGGGAATTAGTTCTGGAACATATCTAAGTCTGAAAACTTCTGAGAATAAGTAGTCCGT is part of the bacterium genome and harbors:
- a CDS encoding AAA family ATPase; translation: MPNRDGKIITFYSYKGGTGRSMTTANIAWIMASVGKKVLVIDWDLEAPGLNRYFYPFLLDPKLTSKRGLIDLIWNYSDSFAGADGIRKRGKIQDELCNFQNEAVTLQWEFQNDGQVDFLCPGAQNEAYGSRVNSFDWKTFYENLSGWSFLEKVRKTLKYEYDYVLIDSRTGVSDTSGICTVQMPDILVVFATLNNQSIDGCRQVALSVSGQRKKSNRPVTIWPVLTRIDNSESKILEMRKTYAQEMLGEFITDHDKEAYWSQTQIPYKAYYSYFETLAVFKEDQNDSLSPLRSMVSLTGYITAHRVKALIVPGNRDETVRNFETAEGAKQFISHGIIDVPFYRRFWWTILPVVFFFVGYFLYDNRTRDFESYSRITRYTTADEVVIKIPVNEEIYFGILDAQIIFPDSKTGFISTSIHIDKFDEPVEKTLYLFGSFPSQKFESKILLFSSQNTLSLTTEQPGFEIKMPILDDIVQIDLKNQEKLKLKTFTRTDSLVIINYEGSFERQSPNHWSLDLISSRNDTTSVPLEVVYAPVVNSLKLFVGHQGHIQHVEFSPDGLKIASAGADKTIRLWTLDGKLYQTLLGHENGVSCVKFLSTTTLVSSGWDWSIYRWSINSSSPLLKPLTIHSAGITSIGISGNSVISSSYDRTIRITELNTQQSVVLSRPNSWPQAVATTSEYIAAGGRDQTVTVWHRDNSSEVAKWTLGSTIWCLAFSPDGKILAAGTAANSIVLVEVTSGEIIRTMSVEGGSVWSIAFSPSGLFMVSGGTDSSLIIWEVDSGERVKVIKQAHSDYISGVAWSNRNDFIVSCSFDGTIKLWPQLLTGFETKIDVKNNSNAGKKGVIKK
- a CDS encoding DUF4231 domain-containing protein; this encodes MDKEQFSKFIEERYNKETNWYDHKAQKYKTYYTRFQFSVIILSTLTPVIISQESNMSRSGEFDYWKLVAISLSTAVAIITTLLKTFKFHETWINYRTTCETLRKEIHLYNASVGEYGRTAEKEKLFVERVESLISRENTLWLSISRTEKENKN
- a CDS encoding TIR domain-containing protein; translated protein: MKGETVSMSVFVSFNYSDKEMVGNLKGLGISELSIKWHYIETDLSNSGENAIDNEIRSQIRQCSVALFLVGDNAHNSPWIKREAKLAESLAVKRIVVRHPGTTGAPPPELSSIRPINWDREEIMKSLGL
- a CDS encoding TIR domain-containing protein; translated protein: MFRFKRSDTTVESIENTYGIELNARADMRLANLLLERGFDSLSQLLRAYHGQLSNPSRTRKLFLSFHAEDRIQVTGFRLMAHNKYVNFDFYDNSVREAINSDTASYIKMVIREKIRKASILVCLIGNGTAWRDWVDWEINTAYLMHKGVCGIRLKGSRGRVPQILREHNAPIAQWNLDNITAVIERAAARRS